A window from Microbacterium ginsengiterrae encodes these proteins:
- a CDS encoding LicD family protein, protein MSLTDAEGHGLRIDKWGRLTRSFEYGTDIRPHVAALAASVIEILHEQDYDAFIVGGTLLGAVRDGEILPHDDDADVAYLSRHSHPSDLILESHRLQGSLQDRGFRVLRHSWSHLQVLADDSGGYYVDIFTAFYKSGHFHEPIHVREAGMEAAILPLTTQEVHGIRLPAPRQPEAWLAACYGPSWRTPDPSFTFETPPATQRRFHAWFGAFYSSINLWKTRYAAGGSAHESETIRTHVIAAGDNVIDLGSGDGEDLAFYRSAGLRAAGAESISAARSVRDGEAQVNLVEYLPSFAFMRRALHESTGSCVVAANHLLACLDERGRSELLHLLSFALRQGAKVITADYEELGRYQPDSPRTWHLDWTTRTAEATKAGLRCVPLERARFRDEDGVRRTVAVVEYHLEEM, encoded by the coding sequence ATGAGTCTGACGGACGCGGAAGGCCACGGGCTTCGTATCGATAAGTGGGGAAGGCTGACCCGATCGTTCGAGTACGGAACGGACATCCGGCCCCATGTCGCCGCACTCGCAGCCTCTGTGATCGAGATTCTTCACGAGCAGGACTACGACGCATTCATTGTTGGCGGGACGCTTCTGGGTGCTGTCCGAGACGGAGAGATATTGCCGCATGACGACGACGCCGACGTGGCGTACCTGAGTCGCCATTCGCATCCCTCCGACCTGATACTCGAGAGCCATCGACTCCAGGGGTCGCTCCAAGACCGCGGGTTTAGGGTTCTTCGGCACAGTTGGTCTCATCTGCAGGTTCTCGCCGATGATTCCGGCGGCTATTACGTCGACATCTTCACCGCGTTCTACAAGTCCGGCCACTTTCACGAACCGATTCACGTCCGCGAAGCGGGTATGGAGGCTGCGATCCTCCCGCTCACGACTCAAGAAGTCCATGGCATCCGTCTTCCTGCCCCACGACAACCGGAAGCATGGCTGGCAGCCTGCTACGGACCATCGTGGCGGACCCCGGACCCATCGTTCACCTTCGAGACTCCGCCGGCGACGCAGCGCCGCTTCCACGCTTGGTTCGGGGCGTTCTATTCGAGTATCAACCTCTGGAAGACGCGATACGCAGCGGGGGGCAGCGCGCACGAGAGTGAAACGATCAGGACTCATGTCATCGCCGCCGGCGACAACGTCATCGATCTTGGATCAGGTGACGGCGAGGACCTCGCCTTCTATCGAAGCGCGGGGCTGCGTGCCGCGGGTGCAGAGTCGATCTCTGCGGCGCGATCGGTTCGTGACGGCGAAGCTCAAGTCAACCTGGTGGAGTACCTTCCCAGCTTCGCCTTCATGCGCCGAGCTCTGCACGAATCGACAGGTTCCTGCGTCGTGGCTGCGAATCACTTGCTCGCCTGCCTCGATGAGCGCGGCCGATCGGAGCTGCTGCACTTGCTGAGCTTCGCTCTGCGACAGGGGGCAAAAGTCATCACCGCCGACTATGAGGAGCTCGGACGGTATCAACCGGATTCGCCACGCACATGGCACCTGGACTGGACTACACGCACGGCGGAAGCGACGAAGGCTGGTCTGCGGTGCGTTCCGCTTGAGCGCGCGCGGTTTCGGGACGAGGACGGCGTTCGACGTACAGTCGCCGTCGTCGAATATCACCTTGAGGAGATGTAA
- a CDS encoding polysaccharide pyruvyl transferase family protein yields MKTLIRAGKHPAQVLGPEAAFQRGVNGVFGANSGNLLFSNAVFRTLSVPGAELVPDSFTTERAGVDDDHVTRINDEFDNFVIPLANAFRPEFLPALNKLSSVIERLDIPVAVVGVGAQLSNGNGTEVSDLPSTLKEPVTRFVSAVLDRSAKIGVRGDFTREFLARLGFGDDHVEIIGCPSLTESAEYRVEKKAERLTRESRISFNAVPSLEVIGEVFQEHSERFPNITYVQQEYRELALLMWGQPMRGRVATAFPSGIDHPLYREDRLVFFLDPQPWQQFLSTMDFSFGNRIHGNIAALAAGTPAVVISHDSRTRELAEYHRIPTRSMPDRADEIRAEALYDNADFGPFHDAQAENFARYVRFLDANDIRHVHAAGATNAGTDATADGVDFGQGVRSLLSGDNEAIVRRLNWLWRGTESGRLPREAIYIPPFAPHSDDSYRRTLSAELDSAIKEARKKDRELAELKGSVEELSLAVQELHRWSTRRFAVIPERSLLRRGARMVRRVMKRGK; encoded by the coding sequence GTGAAGACACTGATACGAGCAGGAAAGCACCCGGCTCAGGTGCTGGGCCCGGAAGCGGCGTTTCAACGTGGGGTTAACGGTGTCTTCGGCGCTAACTCGGGGAATCTGCTCTTTTCCAACGCCGTCTTCCGGACCTTGAGTGTTCCCGGGGCCGAGTTGGTTCCGGATTCCTTCACCACTGAGCGCGCCGGCGTGGACGACGATCACGTAACGCGAATCAATGACGAATTCGATAACTTCGTCATCCCGTTGGCCAACGCGTTTCGTCCGGAGTTTCTTCCCGCGCTCAACAAACTGAGTTCAGTAATCGAGCGACTGGACATACCGGTCGCAGTCGTCGGCGTCGGGGCGCAATTGTCCAACGGCAACGGCACGGAGGTCAGTGACCTGCCCTCGACGTTGAAGGAGCCAGTAACCCGATTCGTCAGCGCGGTGCTCGATCGCTCCGCGAAGATCGGGGTGAGGGGCGATTTCACACGTGAGTTCCTTGCCCGCCTGGGATTCGGCGACGATCACGTGGAGATCATCGGATGCCCCTCCCTTACCGAGAGCGCGGAGTACCGAGTCGAGAAAAAGGCCGAGCGCCTCACACGCGAGTCGAGAATCTCCTTCAATGCCGTTCCCAGCCTCGAAGTCATAGGGGAGGTGTTCCAAGAACACTCGGAACGATTTCCGAATATCACATATGTCCAGCAGGAGTATCGAGAACTCGCGCTGCTCATGTGGGGGCAGCCGATGCGGGGTCGAGTGGCGACCGCATTCCCGTCCGGGATTGATCACCCTCTGTACCGAGAGGATCGCCTCGTATTCTTCTTGGACCCCCAGCCGTGGCAGCAGTTTCTGTCGACGATGGATTTCTCATTCGGCAATCGCATCCACGGGAACATTGCCGCGCTTGCAGCAGGGACCCCTGCTGTGGTCATCTCGCATGACTCACGAACGCGTGAGTTGGCCGAGTACCACCGGATACCGACGCGATCGATGCCTGATCGGGCAGACGAGATCCGTGCCGAGGCGCTCTATGACAACGCGGATTTCGGCCCGTTCCACGACGCACAGGCTGAGAACTTCGCCAGATACGTTCGGTTCCTCGACGCCAACGACATCCGACATGTCCATGCGGCCGGGGCGACGAATGCGGGAACCGATGCGACGGCGGATGGTGTCGACTTTGGCCAGGGAGTTCGGAGCCTTCTCTCGGGCGACAACGAAGCAATCGTCCGCCGTCTGAACTGGCTTTGGAGGGGGACCGAATCGGGTCGGCTTCCGCGCGAAGCAATCTATATCCCTCCATTCGCGCCGCACTCGGACGATTCCTATCGAAGGACTCTCTCAGCCGAGCTGGATTCGGCGATCAAAGAAGCTCGCAAGAAAGACCGGGAGCTCGCAGAACTCAAGGGGTCGGTGGAGGAGCTCTCCCTCGCTGTGCAGGAGCTTCACCGTTGGTCGACGCGGCGGTTTGCGGTCATCCCAGAGCGCTCTCTTCTGAGAAGAGGGGCGCGGATGGTGCGGCGAGTCATGAAGAGAGGAAAGTGA
- a CDS encoding ABC transporter ATP-binding protein encodes MSKTILRTTHSPSIIVDHVSKSFLKRNTHSFKEAFVGFIRGKKVRADRFTALNDLSFQIGEGESVAVMGMNGSGKSTTLKLISGVLEPDSGAVYTRGRVAGLIEVGAGFHPDLTGRENVYLNAAILGMEKHEIDARFDEIVEFSEIGEFIDQEVKHYSSGMFMRLAFSVAIHVELDVLLVDEVLSVGDAPFRAKCSAKIKDLTAQGVTMLVVSHSVNMVRDLCQRGIVIKKGKKIFDGPIEEAIEVLNKK; translated from the coding sequence ATGTCGAAAACCATTCTCCGTACTACGCACTCGCCGAGCATCATCGTCGACCACGTGTCGAAGAGCTTCCTCAAGCGCAATACGCACTCCTTCAAAGAAGCTTTCGTCGGCTTCATTCGAGGGAAAAAGGTACGGGCGGACCGGTTCACTGCGCTCAATGATCTCAGCTTTCAGATCGGCGAGGGCGAGTCTGTCGCGGTCATGGGGATGAACGGGTCGGGTAAGTCGACCACGCTGAAGCTGATCTCGGGAGTGCTCGAGCCGGACAGCGGAGCGGTGTACACGCGTGGGCGCGTGGCTGGCCTCATCGAGGTGGGCGCGGGCTTCCATCCCGACCTCACTGGCCGTGAGAATGTCTATCTGAATGCGGCAATCCTCGGCATGGAGAAGCACGAGATAGACGCGCGGTTCGACGAGATCGTCGAATTCTCGGAGATCGGCGAATTCATCGACCAGGAGGTCAAGCACTATTCCTCGGGAATGTTCATGCGCCTCGCTTTCTCAGTGGCGATCCATGTGGAACTCGACGTCCTGCTCGTGGATGAGGTGCTCTCTGTTGGCGATGCGCCCTTCCGCGCCAAGTGCTCGGCAAAGATCAAGGATCTCACTGCCCAGGGGGTGACGATGCTGGTGGTCAGCCATAGTGTGAACATGGTCAGAGACCTCTGCCAGCGGGGCATCGTCATCAAGAAGGGAAAGAAGATCTTCGATGGCCCCATAGAAGAGGCCATCGAAGTGCTGAACAAGAAGTGA
- a CDS encoding ABC transporter permease, with protein MEHVRFVSCPKREGRSDLTFGTPIDLGAYDVPGRGKGVLDVFRRRYLLRLLVRKGTATRYRNSVLGWVWSYVKPASQFLIYYFVMGIILNFHRDIENFPIYLFSGVVAVNLFNEAFGNATTSIVDNRALVKKIYLPRELFPVAAIIVAFVHFLPQLAILIVVCLLIGWTPTVAGIGGAILGLILIVAFALGLGLFFSALNARFRDAQNFVELIKMFSTWTSPVLYTWAMVYTQLENHPWIFTLYSWNPLTVAVELFHQGFWASTTADSGLGIIPGFGTALLVAGIICVSMLIVGQLVFRNLERSFAQDL; from the coding sequence GTGGAACACGTACGTTTCGTGTCGTGTCCGAAACGAGAAGGACGTAGTGATTTGACCTTTGGCACGCCCATAGATCTCGGTGCGTACGATGTCCCAGGCCGAGGCAAAGGCGTCCTCGACGTATTCAGGCGTCGGTACCTTCTCCGCCTGCTCGTGCGCAAAGGGACTGCGACCCGCTACCGTAACTCTGTTCTCGGATGGGTGTGGTCCTATGTAAAGCCAGCATCCCAATTCCTCATCTATTACTTCGTGATGGGGATTATTCTCAATTTTCATCGAGACATCGAGAACTTCCCGATCTATCTGTTCTCGGGCGTTGTGGCCGTCAACCTTTTCAACGAGGCGTTCGGTAATGCCACGACATCAATCGTCGACAATCGTGCGCTCGTGAAGAAGATCTATCTTCCACGCGAGCTCTTTCCTGTGGCAGCGATCATCGTCGCGTTCGTCCACTTCCTGCCGCAACTCGCGATTCTTATCGTGGTGTGCCTCCTCATCGGGTGGACACCGACAGTGGCCGGCATCGGTGGAGCAATACTTGGACTGATCCTGATCGTGGCCTTCGCTCTGGGGTTGGGTCTCTTCTTCAGCGCCCTGAACGCACGATTCCGGGACGCCCAGAACTTCGTCGAGTTGATCAAGATGTTCTCAACCTGGACCTCTCCCGTCCTGTACACGTGGGCGATGGTCTACACGCAGCTCGAGAATCATCCCTGGATCTTCACCCTCTACTCATGGAACCCGTTGACCGTCGCGGTCGAATTGTTCCATCAGGGATTCTGGGCATCCACCACTGCTGATAGCGGATTGGGGATCATACCGGGCTTCGGCACAGCATTGCTCGTGGCCGGCATCATCTGCGTAAGTATGCTCATCGTCGGTCAACTCGTGTTCCGCAACCTCGAACGCTCTTTCGCCCAGGACCTGTGA
- a CDS encoding CDP-glycerol glycerophosphotransferase family protein — protein sequence MQKRIVGITGRLRLKSSKNTIPGMLSIVVPMYGVERYIGDCLQSLLIQDYANIQVIVVDDGSPDRSYEVAREYAKRDPRIHIVRQANGGLSSARNTGARHARGEYLAFLDSDDFVDRHTYREAIEALRASGSDFSVSPYRREKNGSFSPAAAWIRDAHRTTRLGLTLREFPDIMVNAVAWSKVYKRSFWEENDFVFPVGLLYEDQAVSMAAYAAARSFDVLSRVSINWRIRGDQSSITQQITSPRNIADHAVAVQHSLAALLESGHPDARRVRVQQILNNNLREFLPNIRQMDETAWSQFRMLLKTLADVAEPETWDLVEVRIKVLVELCLRDRRDEALQFLSEGGWERDHFAGTVQGHELIADLPLSTDVRESFPDWTLRYGPQETALTAVVRDVDVSERAVSIDALVYINHLRMDSEDTTLTCHIIAPSGERVEPELRRHKSAKYAYGHTRRYADMSGCAVTLSLPREMLTSLGSYSVEFEMSCGELVRQGELIVDGLTKYGRAFTGGRNVSVAVESDGKSAKIVARRADVELVDCRADGDAATLRLQSAAPVTHVFLVRRDDRFALKRSRTRLTDLGNGSFEAEVRLPRLRGVAGGGAHEYLLKAEDQRGDAYDVALYEPLKSSNPARAYITPYLHRSNEQGGGAMIVDLADAALITGVKIEDDSLQLEYRDEQTSARLASVTARVGSSSVTSQIDKDGVTTRVVLPLQQDLWGLGPSAVPSGRYHLQGMSDRGGNLSFYVSGDVASSLPLELDHPLLRAVIGRSKRGHLHLDIQPPLRDDERGGGDRWRLRDWAMTLRPRGHRSVLFRNLYGEAANDSALAVHRELQRRGSDLELIWAVKDLSIHVPQGARPVIEESREYYEAFGTADYVMLNVHQPYWYEKPAGQVLIETFHGYPFKLNGRRWWRHLGFTPERQESFFRRAEEWDFLVSPARYATPILEEFYREDAAPSTTVLEIGYPRNDALLDENAAAVRSDTRRRLGIPPNKKAILYAPTFRDYLSADDMTAKLVDLFDPEDLIRRLGPDYVLLMRGHPFNARSGTKRSEAFINVTDYPDINHLILASDVGVLDYSSLRFDYALTGKPVFYFVPDLERYFEGRTGFVSYSDTSPGPHIRRVEDLVDGIRQAGEVAAEFDRARERFVSTFMELEDGHAARRLVDAVFAPRGDA from the coding sequence GTGCAGAAGCGCATCGTCGGCATCACGGGTCGTCTTCGATTGAAGTCCTCGAAGAACACAATTCCTGGCATGCTCAGCATCGTTGTGCCGATGTACGGTGTGGAGCGTTACATCGGGGATTGTCTGCAGTCGCTGCTGATCCAGGATTATGCGAACATTCAGGTCATCGTCGTCGATGACGGCTCTCCCGACCGCAGTTATGAGGTGGCGCGCGAGTACGCGAAGCGCGATCCTCGGATCCACATTGTGCGACAGGCCAACGGCGGTCTCAGTTCCGCGCGCAACACGGGTGCGCGCCATGCGCGCGGTGAGTATCTCGCATTCTTGGACAGCGACGACTTCGTCGATCGTCACACGTACCGAGAGGCGATAGAGGCCCTGCGTGCTTCGGGGTCGGATTTCTCCGTATCGCCCTACCGGCGTGAGAAGAACGGGTCATTCTCACCCGCTGCTGCCTGGATCCGTGACGCGCACCGTACCACCCGCCTCGGGCTCACCCTGCGCGAGTTCCCGGACATCATGGTCAACGCAGTCGCGTGGAGCAAAGTCTACAAGCGCTCGTTCTGGGAGGAGAACGACTTCGTTTTCCCCGTGGGTCTGCTCTATGAAGACCAGGCCGTGTCCATGGCTGCTTACGCGGCGGCGCGCAGTTTCGATGTGCTCTCCCGCGTGAGTATCAACTGGCGGATCCGTGGCGACCAGTCGTCCATCACCCAGCAGATCACGTCACCACGCAACATCGCAGACCATGCCGTAGCCGTGCAGCACTCTCTCGCGGCATTGCTGGAGAGTGGACACCCGGACGCCAGGCGAGTCCGCGTGCAACAGATCCTGAACAACAACCTGCGAGAGTTCCTGCCCAACATCCGTCAAATGGATGAGACGGCTTGGTCGCAGTTTCGCATGCTTCTGAAAACCCTCGCCGACGTAGCCGAACCCGAAACCTGGGATCTGGTCGAGGTCCGTATCAAGGTGTTGGTGGAACTGTGCCTCCGGGACCGTCGCGACGAGGCACTGCAGTTCCTCTCCGAGGGCGGGTGGGAGCGCGATCACTTCGCAGGAACCGTCCAGGGGCATGAGCTGATCGCTGACCTGCCGTTGTCAACGGATGTCCGGGAGAGCTTCCCGGATTGGACCCTGCGGTACGGCCCACAAGAGACGGCGCTCACTGCCGTCGTCCGCGACGTGGATGTCTCCGAGCGTGCCGTGTCGATCGATGCGCTGGTGTACATCAACCATCTGCGTATGGACAGCGAGGATACGACGCTCACCTGCCACATCATCGCGCCTAGCGGAGAACGTGTCGAGCCCGAATTGAGGCGCCATAAGAGCGCCAAGTACGCCTACGGGCACACTCGCCGGTACGCCGATATGTCTGGATGCGCGGTGACTCTGAGCCTGCCCAGGGAGATGCTCACCTCGCTCGGAAGCTACTCCGTCGAGTTCGAGATGAGCTGCGGAGAGCTCGTCCGGCAGGGTGAACTAATTGTTGACGGACTCACCAAGTACGGTCGCGCCTTTACGGGGGGACGGAACGTGAGCGTGGCGGTAGAAAGCGACGGGAAGTCCGCGAAAATCGTCGCCCGTCGGGCGGATGTCGAACTTGTCGACTGTCGCGCCGATGGCGATGCTGCCACTTTGCGTCTGCAGAGTGCGGCACCGGTCACTCATGTTTTCCTCGTGCGCAGGGACGATCGCTTCGCCCTGAAGCGATCGCGCACTCGCTTGACCGATCTGGGCAACGGGAGCTTCGAAGCAGAGGTCAGACTCCCTCGGCTCAGAGGCGTTGCCGGTGGGGGCGCACACGAGTATCTGTTGAAGGCTGAAGATCAACGAGGCGACGCGTACGACGTTGCGCTGTATGAGCCCTTGAAGAGCAGCAACCCCGCGCGCGCCTACATCACGCCGTACCTCCATCGGTCGAATGAGCAGGGCGGCGGCGCGATGATCGTGGACCTTGCGGATGCAGCGCTGATCACTGGCGTCAAGATCGAAGATGACTCATTGCAGCTGGAGTATCGAGATGAGCAGACCTCTGCCCGGTTGGCGTCGGTCACCGCACGCGTTGGATCTTCCTCCGTCACTTCCCAGATCGACAAGGACGGTGTCACCACTCGAGTCGTGCTTCCCTTGCAGCAGGATCTGTGGGGGCTGGGCCCTTCGGCCGTTCCTTCCGGCCGCTACCACCTGCAAGGAATGAGCGACCGCGGCGGCAACCTGTCGTTCTACGTGAGCGGAGATGTCGCTTCGTCCCTGCCGTTGGAGCTCGACCATCCGCTGCTGCGGGCCGTCATCGGACGTTCCAAGCGCGGGCATCTCCACTTGGACATCCAACCCCCGCTGCGCGATGACGAACGGGGCGGCGGCGATCGGTGGCGCCTCAGGGATTGGGCCATGACGCTTCGTCCACGCGGCCATCGATCTGTGCTGTTTCGCAACCTTTATGGGGAGGCTGCGAACGACTCGGCGTTGGCCGTGCACAGGGAGTTGCAGCGGCGCGGCAGCGATCTGGAGCTGATATGGGCGGTGAAGGATCTGTCGATCCATGTACCGCAGGGCGCGCGTCCGGTGATCGAGGAAAGCCGCGAGTATTACGAAGCCTTCGGGACAGCGGACTACGTGATGCTCAACGTGCATCAGCCCTACTGGTACGAGAAGCCGGCGGGACAGGTGCTGATCGAGACCTTCCACGGTTACCCGTTCAAGCTGAACGGTCGGCGTTGGTGGCGGCACTTGGGATTCACCCCGGAGCGACAAGAGTCGTTCTTCCGCCGGGCGGAGGAGTGGGATTTCCTGGTCTCTCCAGCCCGTTACGCGACGCCAATCCTGGAGGAGTTCTATCGGGAAGATGCAGCGCCATCCACGACGGTCCTTGAGATCGGGTACCCGCGGAACGATGCGCTGCTCGACGAGAATGCCGCCGCGGTTCGGTCAGACACGCGTCGCCGGCTAGGGATTCCGCCGAACAAGAAGGCCATTCTCTATGCTCCGACCTTCAGGGACTATCTCTCAGCGGATGACATGACGGCGAAGCTCGTCGACCTGTTCGACCCCGAGGACCTCATCCGCCGGCTAGGGCCGGACTACGTCCTGCTGATGCGCGGGCATCCGTTCAATGCGCGGTCAGGGACGAAGCGCTCGGAGGCGTTCATAAACGTCACCGACTACCCGGACATAAATCACCTCATCCTTGCTTCGGATGTCGGTGTACTGGATTACTCCTCCCTGCGCTTCGACTACGCGCTCACTGGGAAGCCTGTGTTCTATTTCGTCCCCGATCTCGAGCGATATTTTGAAGGTCGCACGGGTTTCGTCTCGTATTCGGATACTTCTCCAGGACCTCATATCCGCCGCGTGGAGGATCTCGTCGACGGGATACGGCAAGCGGGTGAGGTTGCTGCAGAATTCGACCGCGCACGCGAGCGCTTCGTGTCGACTTTCATGGAACTCGAGGATGGGCATGCGGCCCGGCGACTGGTCGACGCAGTGTTCGCCCCTCGTGGCGACGCGTGA
- a CDS encoding bifunctional cytidylyltransferase/SDR family oxidoreductase, with the protein MTSRTVAVLLAGGIGVRVGLGIPKQLIKIAGKAIVEHTLEVVNASPLIDEIIIVMNAGAIDQLTPLLDPGRFPKLSKIIPGGDTRNDSTQAALAAIDESPDTKVLFHDAVRPFVNERILRDCVEALETYDAVDTAIPSADTIIQVDQSNHISGIPDRSTLRRGQTPQAFRAGTIRRAYEIANKDPNFHATDDCGVVFAYLPDTPIFVIDGTAENMKVTEPIDVHIADKIFQMQSDSLADTATLPDLEGKVVVVLGGSYGIGESIVDLARTAGASVHQFSRSTTGTDVRSRSDVKKAFKAVHEQEGRIDVVVVTAGVLQVGPLAQTKSKTIRRGIEVNFLAPLIVARTAYKYLAKSGGQLLLFTSSSYTRGRANYGIYSASKAAVVNLTQSLSEEWAEDGVRVNCISPQRTHTPMRTQAFGEEPLHTLLDPRDVAAVSLQVISGEMTGQVISVRVEDKR; encoded by the coding sequence ATGACCTCCCGTACTGTGGCTGTGCTCCTTGCTGGTGGAATCGGCGTCCGGGTGGGACTCGGAATCCCGAAGCAACTGATCAAGATCGCAGGAAAAGCGATCGTCGAGCACACGCTCGAGGTCGTCAACGCCAGTCCTCTGATTGACGAGATCATCATCGTGATGAACGCGGGCGCGATCGATCAACTCACTCCCCTTCTCGACCCGGGACGCTTTCCGAAGCTCAGCAAGATCATTCCCGGGGGCGATACTCGGAACGACTCCACGCAGGCTGCCCTGGCGGCGATCGATGAATCGCCGGACACCAAGGTGCTCTTTCACGATGCCGTCCGCCCATTCGTCAACGAGCGAATCCTTCGCGATTGTGTGGAAGCACTCGAGACTTACGACGCAGTCGACACCGCGATTCCCTCCGCGGACACGATCATCCAAGTGGATCAGTCGAACCATATCTCCGGCATTCCTGACCGCTCGACGCTTCGACGTGGTCAGACTCCGCAGGCATTCCGTGCCGGGACGATTCGACGAGCGTACGAGATCGCAAACAAGGACCCGAACTTTCACGCCACGGATGACTGTGGTGTCGTGTTCGCGTACCTGCCGGATACCCCAATCTTCGTGATCGACGGTACCGCCGAGAACATGAAGGTCACCGAGCCCATCGATGTCCATATCGCGGACAAGATCTTCCAGATGCAGTCGGACAGCCTTGCCGATACCGCCACTCTGCCCGATCTCGAGGGCAAGGTCGTCGTCGTGCTCGGAGGGAGTTACGGAATCGGCGAGAGCATCGTCGATCTCGCCCGCACCGCGGGCGCTTCCGTGCATCAGTTCAGCCGGTCCACAACCGGCACCGATGTCCGGTCACGGAGCGATGTGAAGAAGGCCTTCAAGGCGGTGCACGAGCAGGAAGGGCGTATCGACGTGGTGGTCGTCACCGCAGGCGTCCTCCAAGTCGGGCCCCTCGCGCAGACGAAGAGCAAGACCATCAGGCGTGGCATCGAGGTGAACTTTCTTGCCCCGTTGATCGTCGCGCGGACGGCTTACAAGTACTTGGCGAAGAGCGGTGGGCAGCTGCTGCTGTTCACCTCGAGTTCCTACACCAGAGGCCGTGCGAACTACGGAATCTACTCGGCGAGCAAAGCGGCGGTCGTGAATCTGACGCAGTCCCTTTCGGAGGAGTGGGCCGAGGACGGCGTACGTGTCAACTGCATCAGTCCACAGCGAACCCATACTCCGATGCGCACGCAGGCGTTCGGCGAGGAGCCACTGCACACGCTCCTCGACCCACGAGATGTGGCGGCTGTGAGCCTTCAGGTCATCTCCGGTGAGATGACCGGACAGGTCATCTCGGTGCGAGTCGAGGACAAGCGCTGA